The following proteins are encoded in a genomic region of Planctomycetaceae bacterium:
- a CDS encoding CDP-alcohol phosphatidyltransferase family protein: MDSSDGGSSQPDAVGSGTRREASTDESQPWRNRRLTIPNVICATRLAGAFVMLGVAFSGRPQAFVTMFVVLNLSDFIDGRIARWLNQRSDFGARLDSLADSVLYGSLFIGGLYLKWDVLQHELPWIIMAFASYALTTGYGLWKYGKVPSYHTYGAKLTQWLLLFGAVALLMEWAVWPFRIAATAGTLTNLEATAITYVLDEWRADVLTIRHVLSRRREGVR; encoded by the coding sequence ATGGATTCCTCGGACGGCGGTTCTTCACAGCCAGATGCGGTCGGTTCGGGAACCCGTCGCGAAGCTTCGACCGACGAGTCGCAGCCGTGGCGTAACCGCAGGCTGACGATTCCCAACGTCATCTGTGCGACGCGGCTGGCGGGAGCCTTCGTGATGCTGGGTGTGGCGTTTTCGGGTCGGCCGCAGGCATTCGTGACAATGTTCGTGGTGCTGAATCTGAGTGACTTCATCGACGGTCGCATCGCCCGCTGGCTCAATCAGCGATCGGACTTCGGCGCAAGACTCGACAGCCTGGCCGATTCCGTCCTTTACGGTTCACTGTTCATCGGCGGCCTGTACCTGAAGTGGGACGTGCTGCAGCACGAACTGCCGTGGATCATCATGGCATTCGCGAGCTACGCCTTGACCACCGGCTACGGATTGTGGAAATACGGCAAGGTGCCCAGCTACCACACGTACGGAGCCAAGCTGACTCAGTGGCTGCTGCTGTTCGGAGCCGTGGCGCTGCTAATGGAATGGGCCGTCTGGCCGTTTCGAATCGCGGCCACCGCCGGCACGCTGACCAATCTGGAAGCCACCGCAATCACGTACGTGCTGGACGAATGGCGCGCGGACGTGCTGACGATTCGGCACGTGCTGTCACGTCGACGGGAAGGCGTCCGCTGA